GAAAACTAACTTGTGAATCATAAACCACTTTACAtacacattatatattttcttatatcaGTCATGCAACATTATATATACTCTCTAGcttccatatatataatatatgttatgTACTTCTTTGTTGTCTTGTGTTCTGAATCATTGAACGATCATGTTAGGAGCAATTGTCTCCTTCAGAAATTTATTGTTGACGACATCCGATgtcttaaaaatataaataattatgtttggTAAACTATCTTAATTtgcttttcttgatttcttcgGTCGCAAGTTGGTCAGAGtgaatatttattatttttaagtataaaaaatttagtcaATTGGGGCTAAATTAATTGGTCGTATAGACTGGAAAGTGAGTCTGATGAGGAACAATTAGCGGGAAATACGCTTCTGCACGATTCTACctgacaaaaaccaaaactaatcaatctttaaaaacaaaaaataagttaGCAGAGGTGAAGAAGGAGAGCTTGTCATGTCTTTGTCAGTAACCTTCGTGCTTCCATGTTTCAAAGCCTCTTCGAGCTTGTAATTGTAAACCACACGTGtggtttattgtttttgttttcttttcaaatttaagtttaattttcagatatttcttttttttgtgtgtgtgttaggAACACATGACAGGAGATATGatgtaacatttttatttaaacaaaaaaaagatctgCATCACTGCATGTAGTGTATTTTGTCGTGTGTCAATTAATTCTTATAGTTGTACAATTTTAATTCTGGCCCAAACATGATTGATGACTTGTTAATGACACATATTTACCATATTccattataattattttttttcattatacaGTTTCATAATAATACATTTCAATTTTCGGTTACCAAAAAACACCATTACACATTTCAACACAAAATTTATACTATCATACGATTATATAGACAATCTCGTTTCCGTCAGCCTCCTTGTGGATCTTGAATGTTCAATCCACACCTCCACATTTTGTAAGTAAGATCTTGAAACTCCTTCTTCAAACCTCGATCTATCTGATTAATAATGAGCGTAATAAAACGATTTTCTCAAATGAATCTAGTACCATCCATGCTACTGAGTCTCTTGTTACGCACTATACGCAGTCGTCTCATCTCCTTCTCGCTGGAGGATATCACTATCAGCATTTCTCTCCTTGAGTTTTACTTTGGTTCTATCAATTCACCTCATTAGTTGTGATACAACTCATAGTTATctcttttaataaaatgttatattagccttttttggtgtgtttttgagattttcatTGTACAATgtacacctttttttttatttggtgtAAAGTttaacattaaaccaaaaaaaaaaaggatatagACAAAATTACATGTCAACATTTTTGTGTCCTTGAGCATTCTAGAACGACGAGAAAGAATCAACCAGGACCGAGTCCCTTTACTTaccaatctctctcttcaatACACGCCAACGAAGACTTAGCTGGCTTTTTATCCACATGTGCATTGCATTGACCAAGTCTCTGTCACAGCTCCCATTTTCTCCACGTGGCACCCATTAATGTCTCATTCTCGACTTCATATACCACAGCCCCGTGACCAATGAATTTCCTCAAACTGAGATTTTATTACAGACAGATCTGtgtacttttattttattaccaCTAGACGTGTCCACTGCGTGTACTGTACCGagtaacaaaaagagaaaataaaaaaggaatgagaacacacaacaaatcaaattatagCTTTTATTTCGTCACacctttctttttatttagttaaggaaaatgagaaaattatCCAATATTGAATGTTTCTAAAGCAGATATTAAAATACGCGGTCAAAATTCTCGCTTTATAAAcacatctcttcttcttctagctttcatcaatcatcatcatcactctctctcaatccaacaaagaaaaaaaaagtcttcttctttttttacaagTCTGAGAATTTtctacagaaacaaaaatctgatTGTTTTTCCCACTTTGCATCTGTTTTGAGGATGCCAGCTACGGATTTTCAAGGATCATTTGGAAGGTCGTTGCTAAGTTTACGGCGAGACCAAGTTGACTCATCAACAGTCGTCTCCGGAAGTAGTAGCCACCACGAGCCAAGCACCATGGAGGTTGAGCTAGATTCGTTTCAAAGACAAGTCGCTGAGAAATTCATCGATCTCAACGCTTCTTCAAACGACCTTCTCTCTCTCGAATGGATCGGAaagcttcttgattctttcCTCTGTTGTCAAGAAGAGTTTCGAGCTATCGTATTCAACCACCGATCTCAGATCTCTAAATCTCCGATGGACCGTTTGATTTCAGATTACTTCGAACGGAGCATCAAAGCTCTAGATGTCTGTAACGCCATCCGCGACGGTATCGAACAGATCCGTCAATGGGAGAAACTTGCCGATATTGTGATCTCTGCTTTAGATAGTCACCGTCCGATCGGAGAAGGTCAGCTCCGGCGAGCTAAGAAAGCTCTGATTGATTTAGCAATCGGAATGCTTGACGAGAAAGATCATCCTTCTGGAACCAATCTAGCTCATCGTAACCGTTCATTCGGAAGAGTCAAAGACAGTCACCACCGTTCGATTGGTCATTTCAGATCTCTTTCTTGGAGTGTTTCAAGATCATGGTCAGCTTCTAAGCAGTTACAAGCTTTAGCGAGTAACTTGGCAACGCCTCGACCAAACGATGTCGTTGCTAGCAATGGTTTAGCTGTACCGGTTTACACAATGACTTCggttttgctttttgtgaTGTGGGTTTTGGTAGCTGCGATTCCTTGTCAAGACCGTGGATTGCAAGTTAACTTCTTTGTGCCTAGGCATTTCCAATGGGCAGCTCCGGTTATGTCGTTGCACGATAAGATTGTTGAGGAATCTAAGAGAAGAGATAGGAAGAATTGTTGTGGTTTGCTTAAGGAGATTGATAGGATTGAGAAGAGTTCGAGGTTGATGAATGAATTGATCGATTCGATTCATTTCCCGTTGAATGATGACAAGGAAGTTGAGGTGAAACAGAGAGTTGATGAGCTTGTTCAAGTTCGTGAAGCTTTGAGAAATGGTTTGGATCCGTTTGAGAGGAAAGTAAGAGAAGTTTTCCATCGGATTGTGAGAAGCAGAACTGAGAGTCTTGATTCTCTTTGATCTTGCACATGTTTGTCTGAATATGATGAATGATtcatgtttggattttttgttttgtttttgtttttctctatttatcctttttgatcacttgtaaaaaagaaactcaaagagTGTAGAAGTGTCATCTTCTCTTTGTGATGCTGATAGTGATTCTGTTCTTCTTTGTGTAGCTACTTGCTTAGATTGAAGTTATTTTTTCAATGAACAGTTGTATCAAATACTTCATTGAATTTGAAAGATTACattcaagaaacaaatgaaTCTTTATTTAGAGAAGAGGTTCAACTAAAGGGTCTGTTTTACAATTCAAATGAAGCACATACAAAATCTAGACATAACCTTAAATTTCTCATCTAATCTTCACAATCTTCTGCTGGCTTGAGTCCAGCTTCATGTTTGTGACGTCCTACTTTATTTCTTGCAAGTGATTCTTCCTGCAAATAGAGCTCAAATGAAATCCAAATAAATGATTAGGGATTAGAACAGAACAAACATTTGTTGTAGACAGTATTCACGGTTTGCCTCAGACATAAGTGATATTCATCACTGAAAAATCTGATAATACGTGCAATTGTTTAGGCACATCATTGGCAAAACCAACTAAATACCCAagcaaaaaaatgttaaataatgAGCAAAGGATTCTTAGTTATGTGCATCAGAGAGATTCCCATCTAGACATTAGTCATCATTATAGAACTTCTGATGTCCCTGTCTATTCATCGTCACTTGCACTAGTCAAAAGACACCAAAAGAGTATCAAAACgaagcaaaacagaaaatacTAGATCAAAGTTGATAAACAGTCTGTGAGATATGCATCAGAGAGATTCCCATCTAGACATTAGTCATCATTCTCATCTCCTAACAAGGAGATTCTGATGTCCCTGTCTTTTCATCATCACTTGCATAAATCAGgcaaccaaatcaaatcagaAGCTAGAAGAGctaccaaaaccaaatcattaaTAAGCTCAAAGATCACAGTAAAATAAGAGAAACCAGATGtgtaaagagagagaaaaaatgcCTCagagttgatttttttttcgtagAGACGCATCTCTCAAAGTATATTTAACACCATCACAggcatcaaaatcaaaatatacataacaaaaacaaccaaaaaacttgcaaaaagatcaaatctcaaaacattaacatGGGTCAATTCTAGGGTTTATCAAGAAGTGATAAATAGACGTATTTAAGAAGAGAGGCGGAGCTAATTAGGGCAGAGACAAGTCAAAGATATTAATGGGCTTTCTACTTTGGCCCAACGAATACACATGTTaatcaattaacaaaaaacgGTTTGGTTTTGTCGGTTTTTAAGGCAATTGAATTAACAAAACCGGTTTGGTTAAACCTTTGTCTCTCTCTAGCACAGAAGCACACAATTCCGTTGGTCGACGTCTTAAGTTTCCCAGCGAAATAAAAGGTTGTCCCTTCGTCTGCTTCTGTGAGCTTTCTCTCTGTTCCACCATTAATCTTTCCCCTTTTTCTCTTATTCAAACttttcttcctccttcttcttcctcgggACAAATCTTTTTGGtgcctttttttctttctttcctcctccatgatctttctcttctttgtgaCTTTCGCCTCCTCTGTGCTCATTTTCATGaattcttctcttgtttcgACGCAAACAcccatttttgtttcctctgtttctgctGCGAAAGAcccctttttaaaaaaaaaacatcttccGTTACAGTGAATTTTGTTGTCTAGAGATAGACTCTGTGTCCGAATTTAGACGTCCCCCATCTTCAAAGATTggtgctcttcttcttcttttaaaacaagtttcatcattttctcaaTAGGGAGAAATATACAATCAATTCCTTCCAATAAGTAGAATTTTATCAGGTGATTGAAGTGAGTATTCGAAGAAAATGTTTAGTCTTTagaatattttcattgttGGTTATGGGATTTTGATGCTGTATTGGTTTTGAACAGGGGATGGGAAGGGTTAAGTTGAAGATTAAAAGACTTGAGAGCACAAGCAACAGGCAAGTTACATACACGAAGAGAAAAAATGGGATTTTGAAGAAAGCCAAAGAGTTATCGATTTTGTGTGATATTGATATTGTCCTTCTTATGTTTTCCCCTACCGGAAGAGCTACTGCTTTCCATGGAGAACACAGGtataattatcaaaatcattcttatgttttgttgttcttttatCATCTTTAGTTCTGTGTTTAAATGCATCATATCTCCATTTTTGATGCATTGTGTAATCTTCTCATTGCTCTTCTATCACAAAAAAGGTTTCactgattttggtttaggaaCTGAAAGTTTTTATAAGGATTTAGTTTGAATGGTGAGTGTATTTAGAAGATCACAGATAAGGGGTATTTTGACCAGTTGGTTTAGTTGGGAGCTTTTGGCTTTGGGAGAGATTAGAGACTCTAAAACAGAgcctagttttttttttatagtttccTTTCTGTTATCAGTTCTTAGATAATGTTCTTCGTGAGTGATTTGGCTTCCTGAATCTCTCAGAGGGATGAGAGATTGAGGTTCTGTATTCAAGTTTTTAGCAATATACTGATTTTAGTCTTAACTTGGCTTTTGTGTAGTTGCATTGAAGAGGTTATTTCCAAGTTTGCGCAATTAACTCCACAAGAAAGGACAAAAAGGTATGGTAAGCATTatgttgaaaatttaaattactATCAATCCTGATGTAATTTTGTGTTATGAACCTAAATTGaagtctctttcttttaatattacaGGAAACTGGAGAGCCTTGAAGTAAAGACATAAAAACTCACTGTGTATATcatcaacttttgtttttttttgaaacacaAATTTGAGCTGATTTGTTTTGCTCAATTGCAGGCattgaagaaaacttttaagaaaCTGGATCATGATGTAAATATACATGACTTTTTAGGAGCAAGGTACTTGCCGTGAGTTCTTACTATTAATAACCATATTTTGTCATTGTAAGCCTCTCACATATCTGAGATGTTGTCTTCTTTATCCTGCAGGAATCAAACTATTGAGGTATGGATCGACCATCTTCGGTTCATGAATTTTCTTGGATActttttaatctctttgaGTCAAATTGCTAAAGTCTGTGTTAACATTACCACACGACAGGGTCTAAGTAACCAAGTAGCCATTTACCAAGCTCAGCTAATGGAGTGTCATAGGAGGTTGAGGTGTGAAAATTTATAGTATCTTGAGTTATaaagtttttgctttttgaaATATAGTTTCAATCATATTTgagtctttttcttctaatggCTGTTTTCAGTTGTTGGACGAACATCGATAGAATAGAAAACACTGAGCACCTCGATTTATTGGAAGAATCATTGAGGAAATCCATTGAAAGAATCCAGATTCACAAGGTGCgttatcatattttctttttctcgaTCATACAGACCTAAGACTCAGGATTCATTTCAGTTTCCTGAAcccatataaattttgtttacaaaagaTGTTTCCATTCATTTTGCAGGAACATTACAGAAAGAACCAACTCTTGCCAATAGAATGTGCAACAACACAGGTTATAACCATTTTGTCGCCTTTcccctctctttctctttgtctctCCTCAGGACATATTCTTAACCAGGCCAAAGCCTTTTACTGCAGTTTCACAGCGGGATACAGTTGCCTATGGCGATGGGAGGTAATAGTAGTATGCAAGAAGCTCACTCCATGTCTTGGCTTCCTGATAATGATCACCAGCAAACAATCTTACCTGGTGATTCCAGTTTTCTTCCCCATAGGTAAGAGTATAATAAAGTCACAGTTTCAAAAACcttttcattataaaaatgCTCACTCAAGTACTGGTTTCAAACAGAGAGATGGATGGTTCGATTCCCGTTTACTCAAGCTGCTTCTTTGAGTCTACGAAACCAGAAGATCAGATATGCAGCAACCCGGGACAACAGTTTGAGCAGTTAGAACAACAAGGAAACGGTTGTTTGGGGTTACAACAACTTGGAGAGGAATATTCATATCCTACACCGTTTGGTACTACTTTGGGAATggaagaagatcaagagaaaaagataaaatctgAAATGGAATTGAACAACTTgcaacaacagcaacagcaacaacaacaacaacaacaacaagatccTTCAATGTATGATCCCATGGCTAATAATAATGGTGGCTGCTTTCAGATTCCTCATGATCAGTCCATGTTTGTcaatgatcatcatcatcatcatcaccaccatcatcaaAATTGGGTTCCAGATTCAATGTTTGGTCAGACTTCTTACAACCAGGTTTGTGTGTTCACACCTCCATTGGAACTATCTAGGTAGATGATACACCAAACTGAATATGTCTCTGTATCTTTGGTGATTGCAGCAACCGAACTAACTCAAGACATGGCTCATGTATGTATGATGACTGGACTTATGTCTGACCAAGGACTAGTTTGAGCCATTGCCTACAATGTctaagataaatatatatatgtagacaGCGAGAGAGTGTGTGTACATGTTTTTGTATGTGTGAGCTTGTGTCATATACTCAGGGGAGTTTTAGGCATTTGTGTATAAGAGATGTTGTCTAGGAACCGTATATTACCTTTAACAAGAATGATAAGTATATcaatatattaatgtttttataggTGTTGGCCAATATATTGTTTGAGACCAAATGGATTGAattttaagattaaaaaaaggaatttatATAATACTGTATAACAAAGGTGCCTCCATTGTGACGGTGATAAACACATGAACCATTGATAGATTGATCTCGGTGATGATTTTTTCACCAGAATCGACGCTCGAACGGTTATTGACATGTGGCTAGGATGGAGTCCAACAAAAATTTCTATAACAACAAGCGGTGATATATTGGGCTCTTTTTGAGCCTTTAATGTTTCTGGGGCTTTATGTATAGCCCATGTAAGATTTGGTTATGGTTAATAACTTAATAATATCTATTCTTGTgacaaaccctaaatccaatCTActgtcctttttttttttttttttttagtatgtacataattttttttaatctaatccTAATTTacacataataattaaattaatcgacattttttttttttgaatatcaagAGATTCTGGGCCGAAGCTCTTAATCCTCCAGGCCCGAAACAAGAGCATGTAAACTCCAGAAACTATCAGATTTAATTATACGCAATTTATGCGATTGTGATGAACGAACCCATGAACAACTCCACGATGTGCAACTCTCTCCGTAACATTGTCATCTCTTACCTAACGATTCTtacttatatatgttttaccTACGATGGACAATCTTATCTCTATAGGGAAGACTAAAACGAACGGTTCTGCTTGCAGCATTCTGGGACTTTTGATTAGTATGCCAAACTAGTTTATtgaaaaagttaattaattatattaaccAACCCAAAATGACGTTATTAGCTCATTTGATCCATGTTTTggattgttgacaaaaaaaaaaatcttaaaagagCGTTACGAATGAGAATACATCGGCAAATATGCAATACAAGACTGGAAAAGAATATATTTGTagttttccaaaatttaagagaaaaggaaaagaataCTATAGAAAATACGAAAATTAGAATAATTATCCCTAAATTCAATctacagattttgtttctaaactatttcattttttctaaaatttaattaattatattaactaattttaaaaaggcATTACAAAGAAGGTTTGACccgatatttaatttaaaattgttaacaaAGAGCTTTACGAATGAGGTTACATCGGAAAATACACGGGTATAAAACGGAAAAAGACTCCGGCGACAGCATCAAACTAGTTCATTGATCTTCACATGGCAACTTGAAACGACACAGTGGACAGTCATGATTAGTCTCAAACCACGTTAGGACACACTCATCGTCAAATTCATGTCCGCAAGGTAAAGTCATAACTTTTGTTCCATCGTTAAACTCTTCCAAACAAATTGTGCACCTTTCAGTAGAACTAGTGGTCTTCTTGTATATTTTCCTGGCTAAAGAATTGACCACGAGCTTGTTTGCGGGTCTCAAACTGATATTATTGGTCTCCTCCAAGGAGGCTCGAACCGCTTCTTCAATTTGATCCTCTTCTTCACTCAAatcctcttcttcaatctcataCTCTTCTTCGATCGGTTCATCATTAGGAAAAATAAGCAAGGACACAAGCAAATCATCCCCCGGAGAATAGTCACCTCTTGCGGGATTAGTTACTGCAACAACATAGAAAATTAGCTCAAATATCGCAGTACCCCATTCCATATCGTAATCGTTAATTAGCTCTGAATCCTCCAAGAAAtaatgtaatttttgtttggtgggAAACTGATTGTTTTCTTCGTTGAGGAATTCTTCGATAAACGATGTATCAGTAAATGTGTAGTCGTAACCGTCGATATTTGCATTCACTGAGAGTGTGCCAGCGTTTTCTGGTTGATGATTGCGTATGATATTGTGGTAGAAATCTATTCTCATGattgattgaagaaaaaagaagatgatgaaaaataaaataagaaatcaaaatgttgATGGAATTTGTGTCTGGCGTTTATGTTGTTGTCACAACGTTATTTATAGAGGATTCTGcatgcattttatttttttgatggGGTCGGcaacatatttattattttccatttttaaatACTAGAAATCtgatttaacttttaattaaataattatactAACTAACGGCGTTACTACGCTTGTTTGACACATACAATTGTTGACAAAACCGGAAAAAGGTGTTTTGCATCGGCAAATACAAAACGGAAAAAGACCCCGGCGACAACACCACGCACTAGTTCATTGATCTTCACATGGCAACTTGAAACGACACAGGGGACAATCGTGATTGGTCTCAAACCAGTTTAGGACACATTCATCGTCAAAGTCATGTCTACCATATATTACGACGTTACAAGAATgataaatatatcaatatgttaatgtttttatagGTGTTGGCCAAAATATTGTTTGAGCCAAAAGAATTGAattttaagattaaaaaagagtttatatGATACTGTCTAACAAAGATTCCTCCATCGTGATGGTGGTAAACACATGAACCATTGATCGATTCATCTCGGTGATGATTTTTTCACCAGAATCGACGCTCAAACGGTTATTGACATGTGGCTAAGATGGAGTCCGACGAAaatttcttcaacaacaagCGGTGATATATTGAGCTCTTTTTGGGCCTTTAATGTTTCTGGGGCTTTATGTATAGCCCATGTAAGATTTGGTTGTGGTTAATAATTTCTACTTTTGTgacaaaccctaaatccaatTTAcagtctttttgtttttgtttttaaatatgtacatagattttttttaatctaatcttAAATTACACATTATGATCAAACTATCAGATTTAACTATACGCAACTCATGCGATTATGATGTACGAATCCACAAACAACTCCACGATGTGCAACTCTCTCTCTAACATAGTGATCTCCTACCTAACGATTCTTTATGGTGGATCATACCTACGATGAACGATCTTATTCTTACCTAAGACGGACGATTCTGCTTGCAACATTATGAGACTTCCGATTAGTATGCCAAAATAGTTAATTagaaaaagttaattaattatattaatcaatttataaaGGTATTCCtaactcatttgacccatttttgggtttttgaccaaaaaatcCTTAAGAGCGTTACGAACAAGGTTACATCGGTAAATACGCAATACAAAATGAGAAACGAATATGTTGTagttttccaaaatttaagaaaaaaggaaagtaaTAGTATAGAAAATCCGAAAATTAGAATAATTGACCTAAATCCAATCTACAGATTTTGTTGctaaactaatttattttttctaaaatttaattaattatattaattaactttaaaaaagcATTACAAAGAAGGTTTGACCCGATATTGTTAACAAAGAGCGTTAGGAACGAGGTTACATCGGAAAATACACGGATACAAAACGGAAAAAGACTCATGCGACGGCATCAAACTAGTTCATTGATATGGCAACTTGAAACGACAGAGGGGGCAACTGTGATTGGTCTCAAACCACTTTAGGACACACTCATCGTCAAAGTCATGTCCACAAGGTAAAGTAACaactcttcttccttcactAAACTCTTCCAAACAAATTATGCACATTTCACCAGTAGAACTAGTGGTCATCTTGTATATCTTCCTGGCTAAAGACTTGACCACGAGCTTGCTTGCGGGCCTCAAACTAATATTATTGGTCTCCTCCAACGAGGCTCGAACCGCTTCTTCCATCTGATACTCTTCTCCAATTGGAATCGCGTCTCCAATCTGAAAGGTAGGAATAAGACGCAAGGACACTAGCAACTCATCTCCCGTAGAATAGTTACTACGATCACATACTGCAATAGCATATTCACTTAGCATTATTAGTGCAAATATGGTATCGTCGTCGCCGATTCCTGAACTTTATTAGTGCAAATATGGTATCGTCGTCGCCGATTCCTGATTCCATTAAGAAGTAATTGAAGTATTCTTTGCATCGACACTCATCGTTATCTTCGTCAAGGAATTGTTCGGCAAAAGATGAACCAGTAAACGTGGGATTGTAACCGTCGATCTTTGCATTTACTGTGATTGTGCCCTCGTTTTCTGGTTGAGGATTGCGTATGATACTGTggctaaaatatattttcatgattgattgaagaatgaagatgatgatgaaaaaagaagaagtaagaacTCAAACTTCTAAAATGGTTCTTGTGTGTTTATGTTGTTGTCACAGACGTTATTTGTAGAGGATTCTACTACGTTTGTTATATTGGTGGGATTTGGaatcatattatttattataggGTCTTTTGCAAAAGTAACCATTGTggaaaaagttattaaatttttaacatcataatctgacaaaagaaataagtacaataaagttattaaatttttaacatcatAATCTGACAAAAGAAGTAAGTAACACCAGTGGTATCTAAAAAGACTATTTTGTCCTTAGTGTCTAATACTTCAATTTCTATACTATTTGGAAGGTTTTATGAATAGGCACATTTTTGCTCTTGCTTTATTAATATAGACTCATTTCTCTGATCTCTGTAAACGTTTCTTCCACTAACATTCTCCAATGATCccaataaatcaaattaaatgagaatTTTGATGGAAGAAATTTAAATgagaagattttcttttggaaagattccatttttttttgttattatcttatttatttttcatttttaaaatacataaatctGATTtgcctttctttttttttaatcacaatATTGGATTGGGAAAGAAAAACTCTGGGtagaataaaattaaataaaaaagcatTGACGTGGGTTGCAACCAGAGAAAAGTGATGACGTGTCATGTCGTGATTGGCTGAATATTATTgacgaaagaagaaaaaaacgcTGTGTCTATCTCtcgactctctctctctctggcgATGGCTATCAAACCGGAGATTTCTGTCTCCACAGCCGCTCCATCGTGCGAACCGAGGTTAACCTACTCGGAGATTTACGACTCCGAGTCGGAGAGTAATCGTTGAAGAGAGCAATGAGTGCCACGGCCATATCACTTCTCTCGCCGTTCAAGCTCAGTCTCGCCGCTCAGGCTGCTATGGAACATGTTAGTCAATCTTTAAATTTCGTATTTGTTTGCAGTCAATAAGCAGAATCATTTCGGGTCTCTGATTCTCCATATTTTGCATATGCAGACACCAGTCTTGTGGTCTCATGGCATTGATGAAAAGGCTGTACTATTCGAAGCTGGTCAAGCAgctcttccttttcttcaacAAGCTGGTTTGACTTATGAATTCAAGGTATGAAATagttatcaaatcaaatactcATGTTTGATAATATAACAGAGCAGAGAATTCAGATACTGATCCTCAGATTTGATGTTATTAGCATACTTTGTGAATCATTTACGGATATGCAAAAGTCATGTGTTTGATCTGTCCTCAGATTTGCTAATGTTACAGTTTGGAGTTGTGTCCTGAGCTAGAGAATGTCTGTCCCGGAGTTGTGTCCTCTGCTTCTTTGTGGACTGTATCCTACAGAGACAAATTGCATTTAAGACTTTGATAACTGCAATGTGTTTCTCTTTCACTGGCTGTTGAAAGCAGAAAGCCAAGAGTTGGAGCTAGTTGGATAATGTGTTCCTTACTATGTTCTGCATATGCATTTTAACAAGTGCCTTTTTGTTATATGAAGGACTTGTTGAGATTAAGAGAAGAGTATGTAGAAGAAGGCTGAAGAAGGTGATGAACATGATTCTCCAATAGAAAGTGTGGAGGAGAGCCAGCTGGAGTGGGCGTCGAATCAGTGTTCCCCTTGTAAGTAACTTCAAGCTTGTGCAACGACTTTAATAGCCTATCTCTGTGCAATGTTGTTCATTGGTTGTAATGTCTCTAGTACTCTCTTGATTGATTGTacattttcaatgttttgtaCTGAGTAAAAGCAAACATATATGcattgttttacaaaatttaaatttgtttaagaaCCCCACCATTGGAGAAGACAAAACTT
This sequence is a window from Arabidopsis thaliana chromosome 1 sequence. Protein-coding genes within it:
- the AGL65 gene encoding AGAMOUS-like 65 (AGAMOUS-like 65 (AGL65); FUNCTIONS IN: DNA binding, sequence-specific DNA binding transcription factor activity; INVOLVED IN: pollen development; LOCATED IN: nucleus; EXPRESSED IN: 20 plant structures; EXPRESSED DURING: 14 growth stages; CONTAINS InterPro DOMAIN/s: Transcription factor, MADS-box (InterPro:IPR002100); BEST Arabidopsis thaliana protein match is: AGAMOUS-like 30 (TAIR:AT2G03060.2); Has 6713 Blast hits to 6650 proteins in 771 species: Archae - 0; Bacteria - 0; Metazoa - 853; Fungi - 361; Plants - 5148; Viruses - 0; Other Eukaryotes - 351 (source: NCBI BLink).) — protein: MGRVKLKIKRLESTSNRQVTYTKRKNGILKKAKELSILCDIDIVLLMFSPTGRATAFHGEHSCIEEVISKFAQLTPQERTKRKLESLEALKKTFKKLDHDVNIHDFLGARNQTIEGLSNQVAIYQAQLMECHRRLSCWTNIDRIENTEHLDLLEESLRKSIERIQIHKEHYRKNQLLPIECATTQFHSGIQLPMAMGGNSSMQEAHSMSWLPDNDHQQTILPGDSSFLPHREMDGSIPVYSSCFFESTKPEDQICSNPGQQFEQLEQQGNGCLGLQQLGEEYSYPTPFGTTLGMEEDQEKKIKSEMELNNLQQQQQQQQQQQQQDPSMYDPMANNNGGCFQIPHDQSMFVNDHHHHHHHHHQNWVPDSMFGQTSYNQVCVFTPPLELSR
- the AGL65 gene encoding AGAMOUS-like 65, which gives rise to MGRVKLKIKRLESTSNRQVTYTKRKNGILKKAKELSILCDIDIVLLMFSPTGRATAFHGEHSCIEEVISKFAQLTPQERTKRKLESLEALKKTFKKLDHDVNIHDFLGARNQTIEGLSNQVAIYQAQLMECHRRLSCWTNIDRIENTEHLDLLEESLRKSIERIQIHKEHYRKNQLLPIECATTQFHSGIQLPMAMGGNSSMQEAHSMSWLPDNDHQQTILPGDSSFLPHREMDGSIPVYSSCFFESTKPEDQICSNPGQQFEQLEQQGNGCLGLQQLGEEYSYPTPFGTTLGMEEDQEKKIKSEMELNNLQQQQQQQQQQQQQDPSMYDPMANNNGGCFQIPHDQSMFVNDHHHHHHHHHQNWVPDSMFGQTSYNQQPN
- the AGL65 gene encoding AGAMOUS-like 65, whose protein sequence is MGRVKLKIKRLESTSNRQVTYTKRKNGILKKAKELSILCDIDIVLLMFSPTGRATAFHGEHSCIEEVISKFAQLTPQERTKRKLESLEALKKTFKKLDHDVNIHDFLGARNQTIEVWIDHLRFMNFLGYFLISLSQIAKVCVNITTRQGLSNQVAIYQAQLMECHRRLSCWTNIDRIENTEHLDLLEESLRKSIERIQIHKEHYRKNQLLPIECATTQFHSGIQLPMAMGGNSSMQEAHSMSWLPDNDHQQTILPGDSSFLPHREMDGSIPVYSSCFFESTKPEDQICSNPGQQFEQLEQQGNGCLGLQQLGEEYSYPTPFGTTLGMEEDQEKKIKSEMELNNLQQQQQQQQQQQQQDPSMYDPMANNNGGCFQIPHDQSMFVNDHHHHHHHHHQNWVPDSMFGQTSYNQQPN